TGAATATGTCATCAAAAGAGCCTGCGGAAGCTGGGGGGGAAGAATCATTGGTGCGCACCAAAATAACGAATCTTCGATAGGTAGATAACACCAATTTTCTGGCCGTCAATAAAGCGGAAATAGTTGACAGCACTGGTAAAATGGATCGCATCAGTCTGGAAACGCATCTCAAGATTAACCATAGTAAAAACCAAGCTCATGGTGGTGGATTGTGGTAGGTAGATACAACACACAGATGCACTTAGGCCagtaaggctccccacagacagtcttaaaaatacataatcttaaaaaaaacttgtatgcaatctgacagttcaaactgacactgacaagacactgacagatctgaactgtcagattgcatacaagttttttttaagattatgaatttttaagactgtctgagGGGAGCCTAACAGTAGATGACTTCATATACATCGACAATACCGGttcttctgaaaaaaaaaatcagaatacGCATAGGAATGGCCAAAAGAGTCACAGCTACAAGGATTATCTCCATAATTCTTAGTTCCTGAGAACCGCATGTCTCTATAAAACCCAAAACCGGATTGGTTTACGCTCTAGACTTCTCCATTTTCATCTACGGAGCTGAGACTTGGAGTCTGGAAAAGGCTGCAACCGCATTGACGCTTCCGAGATGTGGTGCTAGATGAAGATTTTGCAAATACCCTGAATTGCCTTCCGTACAAATATGTCTATCTTACGCGAATTGAAAATCAACACCAGGCTATCAACCATCTGTTTACGTAGAATTTTGGAGTTTGTGGAGGGCAAAAGGTCACAACCTTGAGAAACTAATCATTACTGGCAAGGTTGATGGCTAACGATCCAGAGGTCGCAAGATGGACAGATGAGATCCCTTTCACCCTCTACACCCAActtcagaaccggaacagaaagtCAGAATAAAACTGATTCTATTGGGACTTCACGACCCTCAGCAATGAAGATACCAATGCGAGGAGGAGGGGGTCTTATCTTAAaagctaatcaaatatttatataacaatgaGTGAATTAATGGTGTAAATTTGGAGTTTATAAAACCTACTGTGGGTGATTGTCCACAGTCCACacttgttgtttttttttttttatactacgtcggtggcaaacaagtatacggcccgcctgatgtaaagcggtcaccgtaacctatggacgcctgcaactcaaacagtgtcacatgcgcgttgccaccccattagaaacttgtacattcccttttgctgtgttaagtacacagcaaaaaggttttatagaaatcaggttttttttttatcttggaACCGACAATGCAGGCAACAATGCACGGACTCTAGCCGCTGCAAGaactcatgcctgatgatgggtCTCCATATGACACGAAACATGTCGGCAGACATGCTTAGGTACGTTTATGAcgacatattattatttatttattattattaataccaCAATATAGCATAGcgattacacaaaaaataaacgttttcgtGGAGAAAACGAATTCTTgctaaataaagtgtttaccaGAAGTATCTACAAGTGTTTATTTGCGAAGAAATTGCGACAGAAGTGCTTTTTGTagtaatttttaagtaaatttaaatttcggtaaaaaaccggtttttgaatatatttaccGGTAATTTACCGAAGCCAAATTTGGCAAAATTACCGGgaaaccggtttaccggtttgcATTCCCTAATGGAATGGAGTTACGAGCTTACGAGTTACCAATCTTCCCTTACTAATTATATTTTGCTACAAATTGAATTAGACGGCGGCGTGCGAACTTGAGTGCGATTCATGTGCGATTTTTGTTACATTGCGggatgttgaggttacatacaattttgcacagccatcaaataccgcataataaaactcgtatgcgaattctcttaccgtctaaatgggccctaaggcTCTCGATGATAACTTATTGACTATgaagaaaacaataataataattcgcaAGTCACTTTATTGATCGCAAAATTAATACCTTACATAAACAAGGAATGATAATTCTTCCTTTAGCAAAGAATCCAAAAATTGTATCACTTATCACACAAAAGAACCAGTAGTGGAAATAATAAAGCTAGTTGTTCAGGTGGTCAAAAGTTTTTCAGTTGGACTTCTTGGATTCTTTGGATGGTGATCTAGACCTCGAGCGAGACATGGAGCGTCCCTTGGAGCGCGAGCGAGAGCGAGCGGCTGCGCGAGCGCGAGCCCGAGCGCGGCGAGCGGGAGCGGCTGCGGCGGCGGGACCGAGAACGGCTGCAAACACATACAACGCAACGTTAACTCTTACTGCCATTCACTAACGCTTATTATCACCATTCTGTAATAATCTCTAATCGGAAAAAGTAATTCATGACATTAAGTTTACAAAATGAGTTTAAGAGGTCATTACAAAATAGTGATAATTCATCCATTTACAAGAATGTATATGGACATGGGCAATACACCTACTTCTTAAAACTAAACTAGCTGTTGAAAACATTGAAAAAGttggtaggtactttattttgtATGAGTATTTTAAGTCTGGTTAACAATCACCAAAGCTTAAATGTTCGTTAGCCCGACTTAATAGGTTGTAAAACAACTTTCTAGTGTAGACACAAAACATAGAAAAATTTCTACATGTAGATAGCTTGTTGAAGAATTGTGATTGCTCTTGATTATTTCTTGTTGCATCTTCTGCAGCAAATCCACCAAGTCTGTGTCCTGATGAGAACTATACCTACCTTATActagaaataaataattattattaatagaaTAGGAAGTCTGCTTGGAACTCAAATACTGTGAATAATGTGTAACTCACTGAGTATGCGCAGTGATTACATTAGACGTGCGTTGCGACGCGTAGAAAACGTTACACTCAATGTAGTTGTCGACAATTGACGTGCGCACGTAGCCTGTAGCTACGTAGTTTGCAGAGGGGTTACCGATGCGGGCGACTCATGGAGTACACGCCGCGAAGTGAAATCTACGTAGCGCAGATAATAAGAAGTGCAGACTCTGAAGAGTTCGGTCTCGGCGCACAGGCCAATGATAACCTATAACATAGTTATCATTGGTTTATGTGAGTCTTGAAACATTGGGAATCTATACATTTTTTTGAGTTTTATGCATGGAAATCCTCCCATCCTATAGTCCACATATTATTATCTCTTTCAACCAAATTTtcctcagaaaaaaaaacaaagaatacaaaacaaattaacttCACACATTGGATTGTTGTAagaataataatattgactcaACATCTGGTCcaaagttatttaatttaaattccaCCAATGATTTTAGAAAATTGGAACGATTTTAAATATTGGCTTTAAGTAGTTCACATAGATGAGCAAATTAAACACACAATACAATTGTTGGTTATGCTCATTCATGTCTTTGTTAATGTCATGGATTTGAGAAACTTTGTTTAGTAAATATGTAGTTACTCTGTTTAATTAACGGTTTTCAAATTTATTGTCTAAATATAAATGATGTTAAATTATATATTGGACCACATTGGTgcatttttttatagaaatatttaaatgtatacaCTTCATTCATATATGTACTTCATAAAACATACCTTTCAACTAAATTctgttaattttataatttttaatgttGCCCGCCCGTAAATGCTGCATTTACTGTCCCACATACCgcaaatcaaatatgtacataaaagGGATTAAAATAATAGTCACCTGCGGCGACGGCGGCGTGTGCAGTCGCGAGCATAGTGTCCGCGGTCTCCGCAGTCGTAGCAGCGGTCGTCATAAGGCCGGGGAGGCAAACGAGACCTGGGCGGCGGCCCCCGACCTCCGAATCCACGGCTGCCGTTGGACATCTCGACGCGAGCTCGACGGCCACATATCGTGCGACCATCTAAACCACGGATCTGAAAAAATTTAATGGTCATAAAATGCAAACCACAATCAAGCTTGTTTATGTTTTCAAATGTTATGCAAAGCTTAGTGCTTTTATTAAAATCCAAAGGTTAATACCGCATCTTCAGCGTCCCGAGGATCCTCAAATTCCACAAAGGCGAAGCCTGGCGGATTTCTTGCCACCCAAACATTTCTTAACGGGCCATAGTACGAAAACGCATCTTCGAGTTCAGGCTTACTGGCGTTGTTACCCAAATCGCCCACGTACACTTTACAGTCACCGTAACGTGACATTATCTGAAATAAGACAATCCATGTTAATATACGCAGCAAAATAACCTAAAAAAATTACGAACgttcgaatattaaaataaaaaacttaccAAGGGTTAAAATTTGCCTGTTAATCCAATcacatttatatttaatgtatCTGGTCCGACAGTCACGTTAATATAAACCACAACTAATGCACATTCACCAAATTTAATAACCTTTAACGGCTTTGTCACTAATGGCCGGCGTCACTAATGGCGGGCAGGAGATTCCGACACACGAGCACACGACAAGCAAGACCAAGCGTGGAAATCAAAATGGCGGATGTTGTGTTTGTGGTTTGTCTCTAGTCTCCATTGATTTGGATTTCTACATTGATGAGTCTATACTCTATGGTTGTAGTAGGACCAGCCAAGAACCAGCTGTCACAAAAGTCGACAAATAAATTATACTCTATTTTCATACACTTAAAGTTTTATTTCACTTAACAAGCGAGTTAAAAAAATGTTGCCATAAAGAGAAAAAGGATGCTATAGACGGTTAACCAAATCCTCagatcatagatttagaattattaaactagattgtttagttaggtcaaaaagtgtgtccacatgagaggtaattgtttgggctggtgtccctctcgcacttgctgacaatgtcaacattattcagtgacgtcatcactgtcataaattggggataccagtcaattttcaaagttactactaaatctactaacacccaattgaaagtattttttaattatacaaatctttgatttactggcatcaaaataatcaaattttaattattttcaaatatatctaaaccctagtttgaatataacattaaaataaaataagaagttataaagtcaggtaatatacagataaaaattgttgagttccaaatttattatttttacatttaaggtagttttatattaatattttcaaatgtagGTACTTGCGAATCACCTCACCCTTCCAAGTCACCTATCCTTTGCCAACGCACGTGAGATGAGTATATCTGTCTCACTCGCCGCGATTCGAGAAGCAATTTTCGCCTCGATCAGTTCCCGTCTAAGCTCCGTTTGGCTAACAGCCTGCGCATGGCTAAATATCAAAAATGTGATAAATATTAACGCGCCTCTAAAAACTGTTGTGGAAAAGTGTATCGAACTATTGTGCCGATTGCTGAAAGGAGTTTTGGAAAAGCTAGCTAGCTGAGAAGACCTAGAAGAAAAGATAAAAAGGTAGGCGTTGGCATTTTCCTCTTTCCTTTTAAACAAGGTGCAAGCAAGTATTTTGTGTCGTAATTTActtaatattcaaatttatacAGTCCATTTATTTCGAagctaaattatttaaaaacatatcctTCGTGGCGCTTTGAGGGTCGCAATTGtcatataaattaatttccCGCATAAGTATGTTGTGAAAGCGCTAACATATTTTTTGGTCACTTCTCGCCGAATAGTTAATCTTTTCCATTAAATATACCGCTAACTGTATGGTCATTGTGCTACGTAACTGAAATACTCTGTCACTCATCCTATTATATCTATCGCATCGTCAGGTATTTCATTATATTTCCGCTCCGCGTTACGAAGTACGATAGATCGTAGGTTAtttctttatatattttatttttacgacAAAAATACTCATACACgtgttccatttttcctttgttCGCATTTCAAAATTGTTAGCCATATTTGAAATAGTCAAGATATTCATTCGTGAATCTTCGGAATTGTTCGGCTCACTTTCGTTCATTCCGATCGTTTTCATTCCATATATGATTGCACTGCTCGGTCAGCCAAACCGCACCGCACCGCTTACCGAAATATTACAGGTAGAAAAATATTTGTTCCGCTTATTATCGGTTGGCTCGCAGCTAGTGTTCGTTAggtatacctatttattagGGAACTCGTTTATTTAAAACGCGTAGGTATActgtttatttcattcgaataatTATATGTTTGACCGCATTGTCAAACTAAATAGTACACTACACCTTTATACTTATACCTCGTAGGTACATTAGTTTATTTACGACGTtcgatttattagttttattgtaaaacttGTTAATTCTCAACAAGATGTCTAAATCATCAAAAGCCAGGAAAGGCAGCGAGGGCTTTATTAGCGATAATtataacacaaacaaaaatcAGCTAGCCCTCTATACAGTTCGGCGCGACGTTATTTACAAGCGCGTCGAAAATATATTGGAACTTGCTTACAAGGCGGAAACCGATCCATCTCAATATAGGGCATTTCACACTAGTACATTAAATTTGGATAAAATGCGTGAAGATTATCAGACCGTTTTAGAGTCCTATAATTTATTGCAGTTGCAAATGCAGCCCGATGCTGAAGTAGATTACGAGTCTTGGTCGGCATTTGAGGAAATGTTTTGTTACATTAAGCAAGTTCTAATCGACAACGAGTCTAAGGTTCCCTCTGAACCTGCGCACTCTTTAAAACCAATATGCCGCCTGCCTAAATTAGAATTACTTTCTTTTGACGGAGATGTAAAAAACTGGCCTTTGTTTTATCAACAGTTCAAGAGTGTTATCCATGAAAACTCGTCGCTGACTGACAGCGAGAAGGTGTACTATTTAGTTGGCAAATTAACCGGCAACGCCGCAAGTGTTTGTTCCGGCTTGCCAGCAACCGCGGAAAATTACCATATTATTTGGAACGCATTGATACAAAAATATGATGACCCGCGTTCGTTGGCGTCAACATATTTTAATCAGTTGCTAACGTTCAAACAATTAACCGCAAAgacaaaatacctacttatcaaAATTTAATTGAATTCGTCAAAGAACAAAATAAAGTGTTGTCTCGTTCGCCAAATGCGGCAATTAGTAAGCCAGTTGAAATATCGGCTAAAAAGCATCTCttgcaaaaaactaaatcattcGTAAACACGGATGCGGCCAATGACAAAGGCGCCAGCGATAAATGTTCTTTATGCAAAAATAAACAACATGAACATTTATATTCATGTCAATCTTTTAATAATATGACTCCGCATGACAggttcaattttataaaatctAACGCTTATTGTAATAACTGCTTAAGTGTGAAACATAAGACTTCCTCTTGTACTTCCAAGCGACATTGTTCTCATTGTTCGTTAAGACATCATACGATGTTGCATTTCAATACCAAAGAGAAATCTCACTGCAATGTAAGTGCAGTGGTATCCGCACCCGCTTCTAATAATTGTTTTCCCGCTGCAACAAATAATGTTGTTATTCCCGCACCCGCTCCCGCTTATGACCCGACCACAGCCTTACCCAGTGCTGAGGTCAACCGCACCGCGCAAGCTAATATTATAGACCCGGCGATTGCTGCCGTTAAGGTCGAAAATGGCTTGATTTCTCGTCATGAGGAAAACACAGTTTCTTTGTGTACTTTTGCTGGCGAAGATAACAGTAACCAATGTTTAGTTACTGCTTTACTTGCGACCGCTAAAATTAAGGTTATTGATTCCTTAAACCGCACACATGTCCTGCGCGCATTGATTGACCCAGGATCCATGTCAGATTACATATCTGTCGCTTGTTGCAAGCGTCTCTCGCTAGCTATAAATAAACCGCTATACCCTACTGAAGCCACTGGTTTGGGAGAGTTAACCCTCAAGACCAAGGGGCATACCGCGTTAACTTTTTCATCTTTAAAGGATGAATCATATCGATATTCGATTCGCCCTCGTGTTGTCGACCGCATTACGTCTGAATTGCCCGACTCGCGCATAGATAGGGAAGTTGTAAATTATGCTCGCAATTTAAATTTACCTTTAGCTGACGATGGTTTTTCTGAACCTGGTCCTATAGATATACTCCTGGGGGTCAatgtatattgtaaaatattgttatcaaaCAAAATCGAAAGCTCGAATCCTATAATACCTACCGTGTTTGAAACGACCCTAGGGTACATTTTAATGGGTGACGCGGCTATAGTTAACCCTCCTACAGCCTCTCGCACACTCTGCGCGTTTACTAGCGATCCTCTTCACAAGTTAGTAGAGAGCTTTTGGGCAACTGAAGAAATACCTTCTCGCACATTTTTGAGTCCCGATGACCAAAAATGTGAAGATATTTATACCGCAACCACTGTCCGTAATAACGACGGCAGTTATACTGTGGACCTTCCATTTAAGGATGATCCTCATACATTGGGCGACTCCTTTAAAACCGCAAAAAGGCGTTTTTTGCTTTTAGAAaagaaattttcaaaaaatcctGAGCTTAAGTCTGGATACGACGAAGTTATTCGCGATTATCTTGATAAAGGTATTCTCACCCGCGCGTCAGCTGATGACGAATCTACTGATGGATTTTATCTACCGCACCGTCCTGTGTTACGTAATGATAAAATTAGCACAAAAGTAAGACCGGTTCTGGACGGAAGTGCGAAGACAGATACGGGTCTTTCTTTAAATGATATTTTGCATTCCGGACGTAACTTACAGGCTAATATATTTCACATTTTGTTAAATGTACGCATTTATAAGATCGCATTTTTCGCTGACGTAAAACAGATGTATTTATGCATTTATGTGAATTCTTCACACCGGAAATACCAACGTATTTTATATCGGTTTTCTGATACCGACCCGCTCGAAGTGTTAACCTTTACTCGAGTAACATTTGGACTTCGACCGTCAGCTTTTCTGGCTATTCGGACTTTACGTCAGTTAGCTGCAGACGAGCGGCACAGATGGCCAAAGGCAGCCTCTGTGCTCGAAAGAGATGTCTATATGGACGATCTGGCTACTTCTACTTTTTCAACCGAGGAAGCAGTTAAGATAGCGGATGAGCTGATCGCCCTCTTCAAAGCAGGCGGATTCGATTTGCTCAAGTGGTCTTCGAATTCGCGGGAGCTGCTTGAGCACATACCTGAGTCTCACCGACAATCTAAATCTATCTCCTTCGATGACGGAGATACGTTTAAGATCCTAGGTTTGAAATGGCTACCTACGCGAGACTGCTTTGTTTTCGATATCTCTAACCCGCCGTCCGTTTGCACTAAACGCGCCATTCTTTCGGCCACCGCGCGTCTGTACGATGTCTTAGGACTCGTCGGGCCTGTAATTTTATATGCTAAGTTGATTATTAAGCAACTTTGGCTTCTTTCCATCGATTGGGATGAAGAGCCACCCCCTCATATTATTAAGCTATGGCAACAATATTTAGCTGAGCTACCGTTAATTTCTCAGCTAAATTTTCCCCGACATTTAGGAATTGAGACGAGGTCTCAAGTTTCGCTGGTTGGTTTTTCTGACGCCAGTGAATCCGCATACGGTTGCGTCATATATGCACACGTCGTGAACGGTAACGAGCCACCCGTAGTTACGTTATTGTGTTCGAAGTCTAGGGTAGCTTCCGCTAAACCTAAAATCACACTTGCTCGTCTAGAACTTTGCGGAATTCTGCTTCTTTCTCGGCTTCTTAAAGAAGTTCACGACACTATGTCCAGTaggcataaaataaaaaatatttatgcatTCTCAGACTCAGAGGTCGCCTTATGTTGGTCGGTTGCCTCTCCGCATAGGTTCGACACCTACGTCGCTAACCGCATATCACAAATTCAAAGTAACATTTCGCCTGGAAATTTATACCACGTTGCAGGTGCACAAAACCCCGCTGACTGCGTGTCACGTGGTCTCACCCCTTCTCTGTTGGTTCAACATGAGCTCTGGTTTAAAGGTCCAGTTTGGTTATCACAGACTACAGAGCGTTGGCCTATACAAAGTTTCGTTCCAAAGCGGGCACCTTTACCCGAAGAAAAAACTTTGTCCCACGTGACCACAGAGGCTAATAAGCCTGAACATCCGTTTCTATCTCTCGCGACACGCTGTTCCTCCTGGAACAAGCTGCTTCGAGTCACAGTTTATGTTTTACGTTTTATAAGAAAGTTATCTCCGAATGAGGTAATTACCGCTAATGATTTAAATACTGCTGagcttgaaattttaaaagcgATACAAAATGCTAATTTCTCAGCCGACATCAAGGCTATTTCAAATGGACTTAAATGTTCTTTAAAGTTACAAAAATTATTTCCTTTCCTTTCAGATGGAATTTTACGCGTAGGAGGTCGCTTATCGAACTCTTCGCTCGATTACGAATCGAAACATCCTATAATTTTACCCAAAAAGGGTCACGTTGTAGAATTGTTAATTGATCATTACCACCGCAACAACCTTCATGCAGGACCGCAACatttagtaggtatattaaaaactaaattttggaTAATTTCCTGTCGTCGTATTGTTAGGCATATCACTCAAAAATGTAACCGTTGTTTCAGTTTAAACCCCAGACCTACTTTTCCGCTAATGTCTAGCTTACCTAAATGCCGCTTAGAGCAATGCAAAGCTTTTATGCATACGGGTATAGACTTTGCTGGCCCTTTGTACGCCACCCCTTATAGGAAACGAGGCGTGCGCAGCGTCAAGGTTTACATTTGCCTTTTTATTTGTCTTGTGACAAAAGCAGTTCATATAGAATTAGCTTCAAATTTGACGGCTGCTTGTTTTATAGACGCTTTTAAGCGCTTTTTATCGCGACGAGGTccgtgtaattttatttattccgaCAATGGAACAAATTTTGTATCCGCGAAAGCTTATTTCAAGGAGCTCCACGACCTTTTAGAATCTGACGATTATTATCAAACTTTCAGCAATGAGCTCGCGAAACATCGTATTACATGGAAAATGAATCCTCCCACCGCTAGCCACTTCGGAGGCATTTGGGAAGCTAATATAAAAAGTTCCAAGACTTTACTGTTTAGAGTAATTGGCAAGCAAACTTTAACTTTTCAGGAGTTAGAAACTGTTCTTGTTCAGTTAGAGGCCGTGCTCAACAGTCGTCCTTTATACGTTTTAAGCTCTGATCCTTCTGAGCCGCTCGCGCTTACTCCTTCGCATTTTTTGACCATGTCGCCATTGGAATTTTTACCAGCGGCTGATCTGTCCGATGAAAATACGAATTTACTGTCGCGGTACTCATTATTGGACTCGCTCGTGCAATCGTATTGGAAGCGATTCAGAACGGAGTATTTGCATAATTTGCAACAACGCGAAAAATGGAATACACCTTCTAATCCAATAAAAATTGGTACCGTAGTAATATTAAAGGTAGATAACGCTCCGCCTCTGCAATGGCCTTTAGGTATTATTACTAATATCTATCCTAATAGCCAGGATGGAGTTATACGCGTAGCGGAAGTAAAAACGAAAACTGGCACGTATAAACGTCCAGTCATACGGCTATGCCCGTTACCGACTCAATAGGAGTCTTATTTAGTTTAGAAACTTAGTTTTAGCCCGCGTCTAATGTAGACAAATTAAATATAGGTAGTTATATTTAAGTTATAATAAGTTACGTTTTTCTTTAAACTAACTTGCTTAGTGAATAAGCGCAAATTTAATATTGTGTATTTTCAACCTTTTGCTGTTGTAGTGTTAGGTTATTCTCTCGTTTGTAATTTCGTCATAATGAACTTAGAAAGTAAGTAACTTGGCACAATGACCTTATACCGCGTTATATTTATGTGCAGTTGGCACTTAGCTCTTTCCTTCCTTTTCTTTTGAAGGGATCCTTCAAGGCCGGGGGGATGTTGAGttccaaatttattatttttacatttaaggtagttttatattaatattttcaaatgtagGTACTTGCGAATCACCTCACCCTTCCAAGTCACCTATCCTTTGCCAACGCACGTGAGATGAGTATATCTGTCTCACTCGCCGCGATTCGAGAAGCAATTTTCGCCTCGATCAGTTCCCGTCTAAGCTCCGTTTGGCTAACAGCCTGCGCATGGCTAAATATCAAAAATGTGATAAATATTAACGCACCTCTAAAAACTGTTGTGGAAAAGTGTATCGAACTATTGTGCCGATTGCTGAAAGGAGTTTTGGAAAAGCTAGCTAGCTGAGAAGACCTAGAAGAAAAGATAAAAAGGTAGGCGTTGGCATTTTCCTCTTTCCTTTTAAACAAGGTGCAAGCAAGTATTTTGTGTCGTAATTTActtaatattcaaatttatacAGTCCATTTATTTCGAAGCTAAATTATTCAAAAACATATCCTTCGTGGCGCTTTGAGGGTCGCAATTGtcatataaattaatttccCGCATAAGTATGTTGTGAAAGCGCTAacaaaaatactactaatatgggaacctcattaacactggcaacacgtgcgagagggacaccagcccaaacaatgccctctcatgtggaccgttttcgctagtctgataggatcgactttctgtttcagtaataaggtttaatttcgtatggcaaaaaatgtgattgagctgtcccctgtaaaggtctttgcctTTGTTTAAGACCAAATCTTGGcattttttgacgtgataacgtctaataactcgttactacgggcagcatgcacgaaaaagatgacgtcattgtcccgtttcccaatagagcttaagcgccatctattggcgcgcgtaggaactaagcggctgatcgatgcgctcggtatggttgtagcgtgtggcctgagtaaagcaccatagctgcgacagatggcgcgcccgtgtttattatttttgagtgtttgtaatttaaaaacatgaaagattgcattaaaataagcatcttttatagaatgaagttgtttgaaaaacctacttatttaggagcagtacgaagttgcgaattttcccatagtatttactaaggcgccagagacttaataaatttacgatgattgtttttaccaatataacctatgttaatattgataaatcatatagaacacgtttaaataaggatgttttgttatataaactttttcttctccattaatatttacagagatattagggttctaagattagtaaatggaactagcactttaataaaattaacgcgtgtctcgcaaacggtctaggatacaaaatgacgacttttatataggtataggttaggttcgttaggtatcttcaaacggccgaaggctcctattctgtgcagtttctgtaataagcgggcctccgtcgatatcgctttctgtctctggcgccttagtaatgctacgggaaaattttgcaactttgcaccactaactcctaaattagtaggtttgaaaaaaaactttaatttataaaagatgcttattttaatgcattctttctaataagaacaaaatactatgctagaaagagtgcagaggaagttctgtaggcacatttacaaacgactgtacggatattacacatatatgtatgtatccatctctattcgtaacaggaatggttggtcttcaaactctagaaaccagacggaaactgctgcatattatgcattaccgccaactgtttcaccatagagtagatgacgcatccgtgcttgagagaatg
This genomic window from Leguminivora glycinivorella isolate SPB_JAAS2020 chromosome 1, LegGlyc_1.1, whole genome shotgun sequence contains:
- the LOC125225961 gene encoding LOW QUALITY PROTEIN: serine/arginine-rich splicing factor 7-like (The sequence of the model RefSeq protein was modified relative to this genomic sequence to represent the inferred CDS: inserted 2 bases in 1 codon); its protein translation is MSRYGDCKVYVGDLGNNASKPELEDAFSYYGPLRNVWVARNPPGFAFVEFEDPRDAEDAIRGLDGRTICGRRARVEMSNGSRGFGGRGPPPRSRLPPRPYDDRCYDCGDRGHYARDCTRRRRRSRSRSRRRSRSRSPRSGSRSRSRXRSRSRSKGRSMSRSRSRSPSKESKKSN